A single genomic interval of Halococcus sediminicola harbors:
- a CDS encoding carbohydrate ABC transporter permease yields the protein MSQETAATDGGSSTSPRSSTGDLRAAIGRGRILLYALLAVIAVYFLIPIEAGLVTSFKTDEAVVGTAPYLPPGPGGFTLENWMAAFDTLSSGLVNSLVMTIPATVLGALFGSLAAYGLTQISWKGQVPIFALFVAGVFIPYQAVLVPLSQFWSMIPLEEMLSPLWALPLFEPYHADLIELIVTHTAYGIPISTVLFRGYYMGLSEEMVEAARLDGAGVFEIYRRIILPLSGPMFAVVLIYQFTQIWNELLFALILVGGTGPSAPVTLSLVGLGASLEGVDFGLRMAGAFLTALPTLLVFIIFGDQFARGVAGRT from the coding sequence ATGAGTCAGGAAACCGCCGCGACCGACGGCGGATCGTCGACGAGTCCCCGCTCGTCGACGGGCGACCTCCGCGCGGCCATCGGCAGGGGACGCATCCTCCTGTACGCGCTGCTCGCGGTCATCGCCGTCTACTTCCTGATTCCCATCGAGGCGGGTCTCGTCACGTCGTTCAAGACCGACGAGGCGGTCGTCGGCACCGCGCCGTATCTCCCGCCTGGACCGGGTGGGTTCACCCTCGAAAACTGGATGGCGGCGTTCGACACGCTCTCGTCGGGGTTGGTCAACAGCCTCGTGATGACGATTCCGGCGACGGTGCTCGGTGCGCTGTTCGGCAGCCTCGCGGCCTACGGTCTGACACAGATCAGTTGGAAGGGGCAGGTACCGATCTTCGCGTTGTTCGTCGCCGGCGTGTTCATCCCGTATCAGGCCGTGCTGGTACCGCTGTCGCAGTTCTGGTCGATGATACCGCTCGAGGAGATGCTGTCGCCGCTGTGGGCACTGCCGCTGTTCGAGCCGTATCACGCGGATCTCATCGAGTTGATCGTCACGCACACCGCCTACGGCATCCCCATCTCGACGGTGCTGTTCAGGGGCTACTACATGGGCCTCTCCGAGGAGATGGTCGAGGCGGCGCGCCTCGACGGCGCGGGCGTCTTCGAGATCTATCGACGCATCATTCTGCCGCTGTCGGGACCGATGTTCGCGGTGGTGCTGATCTACCAGTTCACGCAGATCTGGAACGAACTGCTGTTCGCGCTGATCCTCGTCGGGGGCACGGGACCGTCGGCCCCGGTGACCCTCTCGCTCGTGGGACTGGGTGCGAGCCTCGAAGGCGTCGATTTCGGGCTGCGGATGGCCGGCGCGTTCCTGACTGCGCTGCCGACGCTGCTCGTCTTCATCATCTTCGGCGACCAGTTCGCGCGTGGTGTCGCCGGACGGA